Genomic window (Sinorhizobium sojae CCBAU 05684):
GCCGAGCGCCGGCGGCGATGTAGCGGGGCGGAAACTTGCCCTCAGGCGCGTCATAGAGGATGCTCAGGCCCTGCTCGTCGACCCGGAGGCCAAGTTCGACTTCGGGGTGGTCGAATTCGAGATCGAAGGCAGCGCCCGGTGCCGGAAGATCGATGACGATCTCGACGGCTCCATTGCCGAGATCCACCGTCTCGCCGGAGAACAGTCGGTGATCGTCGATGAGTTGCCGGCGCAGGCTCTCGGCGCTCGCGACCGGCGGTGTCCGCAGCGTGCCGTCTTCGAGCAGGAGACGGCGTGGTAGCGTCATCGCCGTCGGGAAATCGGTCCTCTTCGAGATATCCGTCCAGTTGGCGAGCCAAGCGATGCCGACGGGGCCGCCATGATCGACGAAGGCCTGGAAGGCGTAGGCATCCGTGCCGAAATCCAGTTCCTGCTCGAATTCCTTATCGAAGTTCCGGCCGTCGAACCGGCCGACTGTCGCGAGCGTCAGGTTGCGCCTGCCGGTCGCCGGATCACGGCTGGTGAGCAGCCCGAAAATCAGCGCCCAGCGGGTTCGCGGATCGTCGGCCGCCCCGTCCAGCGGTACGATGCAGGGACATTCGGCAGCCGTCATCCCGAAACGGTCCTCGCGGTGGAGAATGCCGAGGTAAGTCCAGCCGGCGGCCGCATCCGGATCAGCAGTCTCGTAAAGCAGGACGACGCCCCCCGCATGGTCGCGGCTGCCGACGAGCATCTTCCAGCGGCCATCAGGGCCCTCGAACACATAAGGGTCGCGGAAATCGAGGGTCAGGTCCAGGCCCGCCGGGCGCTCGGCAAGAACGAGTTCGGCCGGGCCGGCGGTCACCAGGTCGTCGCTGACCGCGGTCAATTGGATCTGTTCCTCGGGCTCACGGTCCTTGACCTGTTCGGTGAAGAAGACGCGGATGCCTGGCGCTTCTCCGGAACGCCGAATGGCCGAACCGGAAAAGGCGCCGCCCCGTCCGTCGGCTCGTGTTGAAAGCTCCGCCGAGGGAAAGAGGAAGACCGGCAGGTGTCGCCAGTGCAAAAAGTCGTCGGAAATCGCATGGCCCCAATGCATGGTGTTCCAGCGGAGGCTGTGCGGGTAGTGCTGATAGAAGAGATGGACCTGGTCGCCGAAGCGGCCGAAGCCGTTCGGATCGTTCATCCAGCCGAAGGGCGGGCGGAAATGATAGCTGCCGGGAGCGGCGGGCGGCGCATTGGCCTCTCCGCTCAAGAGCACACGGATGCCCTGTTCCAGGACGTCCGCTTCCGAGAAGGCATAGACGACGGAGAGGGTCGTCGTGGTTGCGTCGTAGGCCAGTACGGTCTCGCCGCCATCCTCAACGACCAACGTCCCGTGTTCGAATTCCTCGGCATTTCGGGCGGTGAAGCGGCCGATCACCTTTCCGTCCCGGCTGGCCGTCATCTCGGCCGGCGTTTCGGCCTCGGCTGCCTTCAGCCACGCATGGATGATGGCTCCAGCGGGAAGGTCGGCGTTCAGCGTTTTCAGGCTGCCGACAAGGACAGGGGGGCTTGCATGGCTTGTCATTGATCAACCTTTCACGGCGGAGCCAACGAAGGAGCTTACGAACCAGCGCTGGAAGGCGATATAAAGGGCGAGGATCGGGATCATCATCAGGACGGAGGCGGCCATGGCGCGATCCCAATAGATGCTGTCCTGACCGAAGAAGGTGGCGATGGCGACGGCGATCGGCCGGGCATAATCGGTCTGCGTCACGAGAATCGGCCAGAGATATTGATTCCAGGCCTCGATCCCCATCAGGATCGACACCGTCGCCAGCGCCGGCAGGCTGAGGGGCAGGAAAATCGACCGGTAGATGCGGAAGACCGAGGCGCCGTCGATCTGAGCGGCTTCGAAAAGCTCCTTCGGCAGTTGCGCGAAAAACTGGTAGAACAGGTAAATGTAGAGCGGGCTTGCAACCCAGGGAACGATCTGCACTGCGAATGTGTCCGTGATGCCGGCGCGCGACACCATGATGACGAGCGGCATGATGATACTCTCCTGAGGGATCACGTAGAGCGCGATTACCAGTGACAGGATCAGCGCGCGGCCGCGCAGCGAACCCCAGGCGAGCACGAATCCAGCCATGGAATTGACGACGAGGCCGAAGCCGACCGTGCCCGCCAGGATGATCAGCGAGTTCATGAGATAGCGGCCGAAGGCAAGTTGACCGGAGAAATTGCCGACCTCCATGAAGTTCGACAGCGTGGGGTCGGATACCCAGAAGGCGCGGAAACTACCCATGTCTGCCAGAATCTGGAAGCGATCGTCCTTGAGGCTCGCCACGAACAACATCAGGAGCGGCGAAACGATCACAAGGGCAATGACGAGTATGCAGGCGGTTTGCACGATGCGCAGCGAACCGATCCCGGATGGCGCGCGCTTTACTTCCAGCTGTGCTGTGGAAAGAACGAGATCAGACATCGTAACGCCTCAGGAGTTGGCGCTGCAGGAGCGCGATGACGAGGACGATCAGGAAGAGAATGACCGAGACGGCCGAGGCATGCCCGAGCTTCTGCTCTTCGAAGCCGGAGCGCACCATGTAGTGCACCACGGTTTCGGTGCTGCTCTTCGGACCGCCCTGGGTCAGGATTGCGACCTGTGTATAGAGCTTGAAGGCCTGAATGGTGGTGATGACCAGAACGAAGACATGTGTTGGCCTGAGCCCCGGCATGGTGACGTGCCAGAAGCGCTGGAAGGCGTTGGCGCCGTCGATGCGGGCGGCATCGTAGAGCTCATCCGGAATGCCCTGCAGGCCGGCGAGGTAGACGATCATCTGGAAGCCGTATGCCTGCCAGGCGGAAAGAAGCACGATCGAGAACATCGCCCAATCGGGATCGCCGAGCCAATCGACGGGCTGAATGCTGCCGCCGGAGAGGAAGCCGATCACCTGGTTGAGCGGTCCTGTCGGGTACTGGAAGAGCGTGCCCCAGATGACGCAGACGACCACCATCGAGGTGATGGCGGGCAAGAAGAAGAGCCCGCGGAAGAAATTGCGGAACGGCAGCTTCTGGTGCAAGAGCAATGCCGTGGCAAATGCCAGTCCGCACTGGATCGGCAGTATCCATAAGGTGAAGCGCGAGACGTTCCAGAGCGATGTCCAGAAGAGATCGTCCCGCAGAATGCGCAGGAAGTTATTGAAACCGATGAAGCGGACGGGCGTCGGACGCGGTACAAGCGGCTGGTTGGTCATTGCCGTCCAGAATGACAGGAGGAACGGCACGATCAGGAAGATCGTCAGGAGGATCACCGCCGGCGCGAGCATTCCTATCTCCTGGTACAGCCGGCTCTTGTCCCGGCGCGAAGCAGGACGCGCCGCAGCCATAGTTGTCGGCAGCGCCGATTGCTGCAAGGTCATGATCTCCTCCTCTTTGGGTCGCGTTCAGTGCCGACAGCCGTATCGCGGCCCTCGGCTATGCCCCGCGGCATTGACGCCGCGGGACTGCGGCCATGCGCGTTACTGCTGCTCGTCGAAGGGCGGATAGCCGTCGTTGTCTTCGATGTCCTCGTCGATCTTCTCTGCCGCGGCCGAGAGCGCGGCCTTGACATCACCGCCATTGAAGATCTCGTCGACGGCGCCCATGAAGGCCGAAGTGATGATCGGATAGGCTGGGTGCGGCGGCCGCGCGACCGCGGTCTTCGACGCCTGCTCGAATGCCACAGCCATCGGGCCGCCGGTGTCGTAGAGCGGTGAATCGGCGGCGAAGCTCTTCAGGCCGGGATACGCGGAATCGTCCCGGGCATAGTCGCGAAATTGTTTGTCCTTCAGCATGAAACTGATGAATTTTCCCGCGACCTCCGGATTCTCCGAAGCGGTAGTGATGCCCCAGATCCAGGTTCCGTTCGGGCTTGCGCCCTGCGGTCCGAATTTCGGCAGCGGCATTACCACGACGTCATCCTTCATTGAGGCGGCGGCCTCGGCATAGAACCAGTGGCCACCCATCGCCAGGGCGGCGGGATGCCCCTCGGCGAAGAACTGGTTGGTGCCCGAGGATTGCGGCACGACCCAGCCATTCTTTACCCATGTCTGCATCATCGTCATCGCTTCGACGCAGGCGTCGCTGTCAAGCGTTCCGACGGATTTCCAGGTCTCGCGATCGATGAGGTCGCAACCTGCCGACTGCAGGATCGGACCATAGGCATAGGTGATCCACTCGGTCTTGATGCCATAGCCGCGGAAAGTGTCGATCGGCCATTTTACGCCGTCGAGCTTGGAGAGTTTCTCGAGATAACCTTCGAACTCCTCGCGTGTCCACGCGTCGTCCACTCCCTTCGGGATGCGGGCGCCGATTGCATCCAGATATTTTCGGTTGCCGTAGAGGACGACGGAAGAGTCAGTGAGCCCGACGGCGTAGAGATCCTTGTCTGCCGGATACGTGCCCTGTGCGATGTTGGACTCGGTCATGTCGTCGAGGACGTCCTGATCGATCAGCGGCTTGATCGGCTGCAGGTAACCGGACCAGACGTAGTTCGCGAGGAACGGTGCGTCGAGTTCCATGATGTCCGGTAACTGCTTGGCCATGACCGCGGCGCTGAACTTCTCGTTGTAGGCGTCATGCGGCGCGTAAATGAGCTCGATGTCCACATCCGGATTGGCCGCCTCGAACCGCTTGGCGACATCCCCATAGGTTGCGACCCAGCCGGGATCGCCTTGATGCATCACATGGATCACCGTCTTCGCCTCTGCAAAGCCGCCAAGCGCGGCGGATGCCATCAGCAGTGAAAGTAATCGTTTACCCATCTTCATCTCTCCTCCTCAACAGGTCTTCACGCTGCAAATGAAAATTAGACTGATGCTCGCTCCACCAATTGGAATGGCAGCTTGCGCACCTCCCCCGGCGACGGATCGCCGGAAAGCAGGATACCGGCAGCCTGGCGGCCCATGGCGCGATGCGGCAAGGCCATGGTCGTCAAGGGCGGGTCGAGGCGTGAGGCGATGTCTACCTGATTGTCGAAACTGGCGACGGCGACGTCGTCCGGAATCTCTGCGCCGACCCGACGCAGCGCCGCATAAACCTCCATGGCCACGCGGTCGTTGCCGCAAAGGATTGCATCGGGCGGATTGGGGCCGCCCATCAGTTCGGTGACATGGGAAAGGACGAGGCTCGGCGCTCTGTCACTGTAGACGCCACGGCGGACGGCAGGCAATACGCGCGCGCAACCGCTATCGAGCCCGGCTTCGGTCATTGCACGTCGGAAGCCCGCCTCGCGCAATTCGCCGGCAAGCAGGCCAGGCAGGTTGATGAAGACGATGTTGCGGCGGCCGGCATCGATCAAATAGCCGGTGATCTCCTGTGCGGCGCCGACCTCGTCCGGCACCAGCGAAGTCACGCGATCATTAGCCTCGCGGCAATTGATCATCACGCCGACGGCGTCCGCAAACTCCTCCGGCAAAGACACGGTCTTGTGGTACATGGCGGCGTAAGCGATCGCACGCGGGCGGAAGCGGCGCACTTCCTCCAGTACAGAGGCCACGTCCCGGCGGCCGCTCAGCGTCATTGCGAAGACAGCCATATCCGATGCTCGCGCTGCGCCGTCGAGGCCGCGGATGATTTCGGTGGCAAAGGGTGAGGTGATCAAGTCATCGGCGACGACGCCGATCAGAGGCATCCAGCCCTGGCGCATGCTGCGGGCCGCAAGATTCGTGACATAGCCGAGCTCCTCGGCGATCTCCTTGATGCGTTGCCGCGTCTCAACGGACATGCGTGCCGATCCGCCATGCAGGGCGCCGGACACCGTCTTGACGGAAACGCCCGCGCGCTTGGCTATGTCGGTCAATGAGGATGTCACGGATGCTTCCTGGTGGGTTAACGTTTACTCATTGAATATCATCGGCGGCGGATCAGTGTCAATCCCGCTGCGCGTCAGGTGGGCCGTTGACGCTCTGGAGAGGCAGCCAGCGTCTCTCGCTGGACGTGCGGGTGGCGCGGACGGCATTGGCGGAGCGACGCACTATTGCGGCGGCGATGCAACTTTTGCGGCAGGCTCCGAGGCCATCTCTTACACTTTCTGCCGTTCTGGCCTATATTAGGGATGCCGAATTTCGACGAAAGGTAGCGGCATCGAAAAGCGCGATGCCGCGCTGGCGTCGCTCCACGCGACGAGACCATGAGGCTTTGACGGCGCATGTCCCGAATCCTCGCCATGGTGATGTTGTTCCTCGCGGTGCTTTCGCTGCCGACTCCCCCTGTGCCCGCGCAAGAGCGTGTCGCTCTCGTCCTGCATGTGGACGGTGCAATCGGCCCTGCGACGGCGGAATATGTAACGAAGGGCCTTCAACGTGCCCGTGAACGGGGCGTCGCACTGGTCGTTCTACAGATGGACACGCCGGGCGGTCTCGACACCTCCATGCGTGAGATCATTCGTGCAATCCTTGATTCCTCCGTTCCCGTCGCGAGCTTCGTCGCGCCAAGCGGGGCGAGGGCGGCAAGCGCCGGGACCTACATACTCTATGCGAGCCATGTGGCTGCGATGGCGCCGGGGACCAATCTTGGCGCTGCCACGCCGATCGCCATTGGCGGAGGGCTGTTCGGTGGAGACGAGGGGGATAAGGAAACGTCCGATGATGCAGACGAGCAGGGTGCGGACAAGCGCCCCGCCAATGCCGCCGAAGCTAAGCTCCTCAACGATGCGATAGCCTATATTCGTGGGCTCGCGGAGCTGCGCGGCCGAAACGTCGACTGGGCGGAGCGTGCCGTACGGGAAGCGGCAAGCCTATCCTCGGCAGCGGCGGCACGGGAGAATGTCGTCGATTTCGTCGCTCCCACCGTCGAGGACCTTTTGAGGCAATCCCACGGTCGCACGGTCCGCGTCGCCCAGACAGATGTCCGGCTCGATACGGCGAACCTTGCGGTCGAGGATTTGGCACCCGACTGGCGGACCCGCTTGCTCTCCGTGATCACAAACCCGAACGTTGCCCTCCTGCTTATGATCGTCGGCATATATGGGCTGATTTTTGAATTCCTGTCGCCCGGAACGATGGTGCCGGGCACGATCGGCGGCATCAGCCTGCTGCTCGGCCTTTACGCGCTTGCCGTGCTGCCGGTGAGCTATGCCGGCATCGGGCTTATCGTGCTCGGGAGCGGGCTGCTGGTCGGCGAGGCACATTCGCCGTCCTTCGGCGTGCTCGGAATCGGCGGCGGGATCGCTCTCGTGCTCGGTGCTGCCATCCTGTTCGATACCGACGTGCCGGGGCTGCAGGTGTCCTGGCCGGTTCTGGGCGGCGTCGCGATCGCAAGCCTCGCATTCAGTTTGATCGTTGCGCGCCTCGCCTACCTCTCCCACCGGCACGAGGTCGTCACCGGTTCGGAAGAGATGATCGGCTTGTCCGGCAAGGTCGACAGCTGGGCGGGAGCCGCCGGTTACGTCATCACCCATGGCGAGCGCTGGAAGGCGGTCAGTACCGAGCCGCTCGATCCGGGCGAGGAAATCAAGGTCGTTGGCCGGGACGGGCTGACGCTCAAGGTCGTGCGCCATGCGCAAGGCGGTTGGAGCGGGGGGTAAGGAAGAGCGTCTGCGGTAGGCCGCCCATCCCGCACCAATTCGTGCAGCCGGTCACGCTGGCAGTGAACCGGTTCGACCCTGGATCGCCGAAGCGGGAAGAGGAGGATGTCGATGCCGTTGTTTGGAAGTCTCGCCCCAGTCGTGGCGGCGCTGTTTCTCCTGCTGATCGTCATCGCCTATGCGATCCGGATACTCAGGGAATACGAGCGCGGCGTCATCTTCACGCTCGGCCGATTTACCGGCGTCAAGGGTCCGGGCCTCATCCTCCTCCTTCCCTATGTCCAACAGATGGTGAGGGTCGACTTGAGAACCCGCGTTCTCGATGTCCCCAGCCAGGACGTCATTTCCCACGACAATGTTTCCGTCCGCGTCAGCGCCGTCATCTACTTCCGGGTGATCGATGCGGAAAAATCGACGATCCAGGTCGAGGATTTCATGGCGGCCACCAGCCAGCTCGCCCAGACGACCTTGCGTTCCGTGCTCGGCAAGCACGATCTCGACGAGATGCTTGCCGAACGCGACCGGCTGAATGATGATATCCAGAAGATCCTCGACGTGCAGACCGATGCCTGGGGCGTCAAAGTGGCGACCGTCGAGATCAAACATGTGGACATCAACGAGTCGATGATCCGGGCAATCGCCCGCCAGGCGGAAGCCGAGCGGGAGCGCCGCGCCAAGGTCATTAATGCCGAGGGCGAGCAGCAGGCGGCGGCGAAATTGCTCGAGGCGGCGGTAATCCTTGCCCGGCAGCCCGAGGCGATGCAATTGCGCTATCTAAGCACGCTGAACGTCCTCGCCGGCGAGAAGAACTCGACCGTGATCTTCCCCTTCCCGATGGAGTTTGCCAGTATGTTTCCCAAGGCGGGGGGCCCTTCCGAATAGTGCAATCGCAACTGCGCTTCAGGTTTCGATATCGGCCGTTCCCCCGGTGCCGACGGCGCTTTGACTTCGGTCACTGCGGGTAGTCTGCGGAAGAGCCAGAATGTGTCGTCTGCAACGGGCATTGGTCTCGTCGTTGCGTTGTGCTGAAGAAGCTTCGGGCATATTGATGGATCCGCTAATTCCGAGGATTGGCCTTGCTCTCGCCATTGGACTCCTGGTCGGCCTCGAACGCGGATGGCGCGAGCGCGATGCCCCGGGGGGCAGCCGCACGGCGGGGATCAGGACCTATGGCATTTCCGGGCTTCTTGGCGGCGTCTTCGGCGCTCTGGCGCGAGAGCAAGGCGGCGGCTTCATTTTTGCCGCCGGGTTTATCGGCTTTGCCCTCTGCTTCGCATGGTTCAAACTGCGCGAGGCCCGCCACGACGGGGATTTCAGCGTTACCGGCGTCGTCGCCGCGCTTTGTGTATTCGCGCTCGGCGGATTGGCGGTTGCCGGCGACCACCGCGCGGCGGCGGCCGGCGGTGCTGCCGTTGCGGCTGTGCTTGGAAGCCGCGAGGTGCTTCACAAGCTTCTGAAGCGTCTGTCATGGATCGAGCTTCGTTCGGCGCTCGTGCTTTCGGTCATGACTGCGATCGGCCTGCCTCTGATGCCGGATCGCGCCATCGATCCGTGGGGCGGCTTCAATCCCTGGGAGATCTGGTCCTTTACCGTCCTCAGCGCCGCGATTTCTTTCATGGGCTATATCGCCGTGCGCCTGTTCGGCGCGACGCGGGGGCTGCTCGTCAGCGGACTTGCCGGCGCACTTGTTTCGTCGACCGCAGTCACCGCGAGCTTAGGGCAGAAGGTCCGGAGCGGCGAGAGTGCAAGACCTTTGGCAGGCGCGGCGTGCCTGGCTGCCGTTGTATCGCTTGTGCGGACGCAGGTGATCGTTGCCGTCATTTCCCCGGCGGTCCTTCCACGGGTGGCGCCCGCAGTGTTTGCCGGCGCCGCTGTCTTCGCGCTCGTTGGTGCCGTATTGATGGGGCGTGGGTTAACGCCGAGTGGACGGGCGGTGAGCGCACGAAATCCCTTCGACCTCATGCCGCTGCTCATTTTCGCAACGCTTTTCGCGTTGACCGCGACCCTGGGAGCGGCTCTGGTGGTGCATATCGGCCACGAGAGTCTGATCGCCGTCTCGGCGCTGTCCGCAGCCTTCGACGTGGACGTCGCCGTCCTCAGCGCATTGCGGACAAGCAGCCAATCCCTGCCGTCGAAGATCATCGGCGATGCAGTGCTCGCGGCCATTGCCGCCAATGCCGCAGGGCGGGTATTCGTCGCCGCAGTTTCCTCTGGTGCGGCCGCCTATTGGCTTCGGTTGGCCGTGGCCTCGGCTTTAGCGATCGGCGTCGGCTGGGCCCTCCGCTGGACAATCGGATGAGAGCAGCCGCGAGATTACTCAAAGTGCCGCGCGCCGCACGTCTATAGAAGCGCGCGGCGCTGTAGGGCGGTTCCGGATCCGGCTTTCCGCTACATAACCAACCGCGTCGCGACCTCCTCGGTCAGATCTTCCTGATCGTTGCGTACCTGCCTGGCCGCTTGCGCTGCCATCTGCGATCCGAGCCGCGTCAGGCGCTCGGCCTCGTCGGAATAATCCTGGAGTGCGTCCCGCCAGAAACTGCAATAGAGGTCGAAACCGTCGCGCGCGTAATCCGACGCGAGCAGTTCCTCCAGGAACCGCCTGTCGTGTTCGCTTCGATTTTTCATGAAGGTCAGCACTTCGATCTGGTAGCGCAGCATCGCTTGTATGGCCGCCGTCTGGAAATGTCCGATCGACAGCAGAAACATGCGGCCATCGACCGGTGCCGGAACCTGGGGCCAAAACGTCGAGGCGAACTTGTCCGTGGTCTTCTTGGGCATGAAGGCAACTCCTCTATTCGCAGCTTCTTGTCGCCCTGTTCGGCAAATCGGATTTACGAACGACACTCAGCACGTCGAGTCTAGGGCTCCATTGTCCGAATGCCATGTCTCTCGTCCTGCAAGACATTATCAGGCGGCCATGCATGCGCTCTTTGATCCGCATCAATCGCCGGCGCAGGCCGCCCCGGGACGCATGAAGTTCAGTCCTTGAGCTAACTCAATGCGGTTCGACAGGCCTAAGATATAAAACATTCAGGCTGCAGGTTGAAGGGATAGAACCATGTTCGTCAGGGAAATGTCCGAGCAGGAATGCCTCGCCCTCGTTTCGTCGCACCGCTTGGGGAGGCTGGGCTGCGTCAAAGACAACAGGCCGTATGTCGTTCCCGTCTACTATGCCCATGTCGGCCAATGTCTCTACAGCTTTTCGATGCCTGGACAAAAGATCGAGTGGATGCGCGGTAATCCGCATGCCTGCGTGCAGGTCGACGAATTTCTGGACAGGCACCAGTGGAAAAGCGTCGTCGTCCATGGACGATACCAGGAGCTTCCGGAGAGGGGGCAGTGGCATCAGGAGCACCTGCGCGCCTGGTCGGCTCTCGAGGCGCATCCGAATTGGTGGGAGCCGGGAGGGCTGAAA
Coding sequences:
- a CDS encoding carbohydrate ABC transporter permease — its product is MSDLVLSTAQLEVKRAPSGIGSLRIVQTACILVIALVIVSPLLMLFVASLKDDRFQILADMGSFRAFWVSDPTLSNFMEVGNFSGQLAFGRYLMNSLIILAGTVGFGLVVNSMAGFVLAWGSLRGRALILSLVIALYVIPQESIIMPLVIMVSRAGITDTFAVQIVPWVASPLYIYLFYQFFAQLPKELFEAAQIDGASVFRIYRSIFLPLSLPALATVSILMGIEAWNQYLWPILVTQTDYARPIAVAIATFFGQDSIYWDRAMAASVLMMIPILALYIAFQRWFVSSFVGSAVKG
- a CDS encoding LacI family DNA-binding transcriptional regulator; this encodes MTSSLTDIAKRAGVSVKTVSGALHGGSARMSVETRQRIKEIAEELGYVTNLAARSMRQGWMPLIGVVADDLITSPFATEIIRGLDGAARASDMAVFAMTLSGRRDVASVLEEVRRFRPRAIAYAAMYHKTVSLPEEFADAVGVMINCREANDRVTSLVPDEVGAAQEITGYLIDAGRRNIVFINLPGLLAGELREAGFRRAMTEAGLDSGCARVLPAVRRGVYSDRAPSLVLSHVTELMGGPNPPDAILCGNDRVAMEVYAALRRVGAEIPDDVAVASFDNQVDIASRLDPPLTTMALPHRAMGRQAAGILLSGDPSPGEVRKLPFQLVERASV
- a CDS encoding NfeD family protein, coding for MSRILAMVMLFLAVLSLPTPPVPAQERVALVLHVDGAIGPATAEYVTKGLQRARERGVALVVLQMDTPGGLDTSMREIIRAILDSSVPVASFVAPSGARAASAGTYILYASHVAAMAPGTNLGAATPIAIGGGLFGGDEGDKETSDDADEQGADKRPANAAEAKLLNDAIAYIRGLAELRGRNVDWAERAVREAASLSSAAAARENVVDFVAPTVEDLLRQSHGRTVRVAQTDVRLDTANLAVEDLAPDWRTRLLSVITNPNVALLLMIVGIYGLIFEFLSPGTMVPGTIGGISLLLGLYALAVLPVSYAGIGLIVLGSGLLVGEAHSPSFGVLGIGGGIALVLGAAILFDTDVPGLQVSWPVLGGVAIASLAFSLIVARLAYLSHRHEVVTGSEEMIGLSGKVDSWAGAAGYVITHGERWKAVSTEPLDPGEEIKVVGRDGLTLKVVRHAQGGWSGG
- a CDS encoding carbohydrate ABC transporter permease; the protein is MTLQQSALPTTMAAARPASRRDKSRLYQEIGMLAPAVILLTIFLIVPFLLSFWTAMTNQPLVPRPTPVRFIGFNNFLRILRDDLFWTSLWNVSRFTLWILPIQCGLAFATALLLHQKLPFRNFFRGLFFLPAITSMVVVCVIWGTLFQYPTGPLNQVIGFLSGGSIQPVDWLGDPDWAMFSIVLLSAWQAYGFQMIVYLAGLQGIPDELYDAARIDGANAFQRFWHVTMPGLRPTHVFVLVITTIQAFKLYTQVAILTQGGPKSSTETVVHYMVRSGFEEQKLGHASAVSVILFLIVLVIALLQRQLLRRYDV
- a CDS encoding slipin family protein, whose amino-acid sequence is MPLFGSLAPVVAALFLLLIVIAYAIRILREYERGVIFTLGRFTGVKGPGLILLLPYVQQMVRVDLRTRVLDVPSQDVISHDNVSVRVSAVIYFRVIDAEKSTIQVEDFMAATSQLAQTTLRSVLGKHDLDEMLAERDRLNDDIQKILDVQTDAWGVKVATVEIKHVDINESMIRAIARQAEAERERRAKVINAEGEQQAAAKLLEAAVILARQPEAMQLRYLSTLNVLAGEKNSTVIFPFPMEFASMFPKAGGPSE
- a CDS encoding ABC transporter substrate-binding protein; its protein translation is MGKRLLSLLMASAALGGFAEAKTVIHVMHQGDPGWVATYGDVAKRFEAANPDVDIELIYAPHDAYNEKFSAAVMAKQLPDIMELDAPFLANYVWSGYLQPIKPLIDQDVLDDMTESNIAQGTYPADKDLYAVGLTDSSVVLYGNRKYLDAIGARIPKGVDDAWTREEFEGYLEKLSKLDGVKWPIDTFRGYGIKTEWITYAYGPILQSAGCDLIDRETWKSVGTLDSDACVEAMTMMQTWVKNGWVVPQSSGTNQFFAEGHPAALAMGGHWFYAEAAASMKDDVVVMPLPKFGPQGASPNGTWIWGITTASENPEVAGKFISFMLKDKQFRDYARDDSAYPGLKSFAADSPLYDTGGPMAVAFEQASKTAVARPPHPAYPIITSAFMGAVDEIFNGGDVKAALSAAAEKIDEDIEDNDGYPPFDEQQ
- a CDS encoding beta-fructofuranosidase, translating into MTSHASPPVLVGSLKTLNADLPAGAIIHAWLKAAEAETPAEMTASRDGKVIGRFTARNAEEFEHGTLVVEDGGETVLAYDATTTTLSVVYAFSEADVLEQGIRVLLSGEANAPPAAPGSYHFRPPFGWMNDPNGFGRFGDQVHLFYQHYPHSLRWNTMHWGHAISDDFLHWRHLPVFLFPSAELSTRADGRGGAFSGSAIRRSGEAPGIRVFFTEQVKDREPEEQIQLTAVSDDLVTAGPAELVLAERPAGLDLTLDFRDPYVFEGPDGRWKMLVGSRDHAGGVVLLYETADPDAAAGWTYLGILHREDRFGMTAAECPCIVPLDGAADDPRTRWALIFGLLTSRDPATGRRNLTLATVGRFDGRNFDKEFEQELDFGTDAYAFQAFVDHGGPVGIAWLANWTDISKRTDFPTAMTLPRRLLLEDGTLRTPPVASAESLRRQLIDDHRLFSGETVDLGNGAVEIVIDLPAPGAAFDLEFDHPEVELGLRVDEQGLSILYDAPEGKFPPRYIAAGARPSTLRIFLDMGSIEIFADNGRWTGTKRLPGFESIRSARLIARHGNVAAARLWQLAL
- a CDS encoding pyridoxamine 5'-phosphate oxidase family protein; amino-acid sequence: MFVREMSEQECLALVSSHRLGRLGCVKDNRPYVVPVYYAHVGQCLYSFSMPGQKIEWMRGNPHACVQVDEFLDRHQWKSVVVHGRYQELPERGQWHQEHLRAWSALEAHPNWWEPGGLKPAPQEILAASPHLFYCIVIDDVTGRAAVAEG
- a CDS encoding MgtC/SapB family protein, which translates into the protein MDPLIPRIGLALAIGLLVGLERGWRERDAPGGSRTAGIRTYGISGLLGGVFGALAREQGGGFIFAAGFIGFALCFAWFKLREARHDGDFSVTGVVAALCVFALGGLAVAGDHRAAAAGGAAVAAVLGSREVLHKLLKRLSWIELRSALVLSVMTAIGLPLMPDRAIDPWGGFNPWEIWSFTVLSAAISFMGYIAVRLFGATRGLLVSGLAGALVSSTAVTASLGQKVRSGESARPLAGAACLAAVVSLVRTQVIVAVISPAVLPRVAPAVFAGAAVFALVGAVLMGRGLTPSGRAVSARNPFDLMPLLIFATLFALTATLGAALVVHIGHESLIAVSALSAAFDVDVAVLSALRTSSQSLPSKIIGDAVLAAIAANAAGRVFVAAVSSGAAAYWLRLAVASALAIGVGWALRWTIG